Within the Glycine max cultivar Williams 82 chromosome 12, Glycine_max_v4.0, whole genome shotgun sequence genome, the region ttgttgttgttgtcaacTGTCAAGTATTCAGTTGCTTCTTTTCACTTCATATTTTCTGATATCATTTCTGAAGCAACAATTTTAGGTGTAGAGATTGCATGTTCTGCATCATTTTGTTCCCTGTCCATTTTCCTTGGTTTTTGAATCCCACGTGATTGTGCTGTTTACATCTCAAATTTGTCCAAACACAATGAATACTGTTTTTCTGTTGACAGGGTGTTTCAAGAGCTTTAGTTGAGAATTCAAGAACATTAAGATTGCCTGCTCATTTGCATGAGAGATTATCTCTAATCCGCAATGCAAAGTTTAGACTAGAAGAGAGAGGCATTACTCCAACTATTGATGTAAGTCAGCCAAATGTATAAAATCTGCAATCTGTATCAAGTATGTAAAAATTTCTAAATATTGGTAGACCTTACTGAATTGTTCCCGGGTTTTGTAGAGGATTGCAAAATACCTTAACATGTCTCAAAAGAAAGTCAGAAATGCTACTGAGGTAACAATGATCCTCATACATGACACATGTAATGTCTCTATTATCCATTTGCTCACCTTGTCTATAACTATACTTGTTGCAGGCAATCAGCAAAATTATCTCGCTTGATAGAGAAGCATTCCCCTCTCTGAATGGTCTACAAGGAGAAACTCATCATAGTGTAAGTGTTAACACCTTTCTACTAGTCCATCAAGGAAGATCATAAGAACTGctttctttcttattctttgcattttattttctttttttctcaagaATATCAATTGTGTCATTTGTGTTTTTTGCTTTCCATTACCAGTATATTGCAGATAATCGAGTGGAGAACATCCCATGGAATGGAGTAGACGAGTGGGCACTAAAGGTATTTTGTTGACATGCAGAGGATTGTTTTAATGCATGTTGTCCTTTAATTCTCAGtatgttgattatttttaagtatatgTATATTGATTTGGAGTCATtggacaaaaacaaaataattttcagtTTTCAGTGGACAATACGATGTATTATAAATGTGCTATTTTAGAAACTACGAAGTATATTAACTGAACTGTAATCAATCATTTCAGATAAGCCTGCATAGTAATAGCTCTTCTGTTTTTATATGTTGTTTCATAAAATTTTTATGGGCCATGCtaacagaatttttttttattgaaagagTGGCATTTCATTGGAAATCGTGGTGGGAATATATTGATAACTCAACTCTTTGTCATAAGAGCTCCATTTTCGATTTCTTAACCAATAGCCTAAGATCACTTGTTAGCATTATCAGTACTCAATGTTATAAACTTCCATAATGATTAATACCACTTGTATATATATTCACAGGATGAAGTGAACAGACTCATTAATGTGACCCTTGTGGAACGAGAGAGAGAAATTATTCGACTTTATTATGGACTGGAAAAAGAATGTCTTACGTGGGAAGACATAAGCAAACGGTGAGTTCAACCACGATTTcctattactttttttcttaagtAATACTTATGCTAAGTTGGAATAACTAATAAGGCTTGAAAATATCACACTAACAGCACGGCTTCCCCTGTCTCTGTTGTcctcaaaattaaaattctggCCATTACTCTTTGTTGTGTTCTTTCTGCAGGATAGGTTTGTCAAGAGAAAGAGTAAGGCAAGTTGGACTTGTTGCATTGGAGAAACTAAAACATGCTGCGAGGAAGAGACAAATGGAAGCCATGCTATTGAAACATTAAATTTGGACTCATCATAGAAATATGTTACAATGTATATATACAGAGAGGAAGTATGTACCTAGAAATTTGACTTCCCGATTCAAAAAGAGGACAATCATATAAGGGAACATTGAAGATTTGTAAATCCCTTTAAATATGGTGTTAGTACCAATAAATATgggtaatttttgttttaatactcCAAAAGAAATTGTTGCTTTAAGttctcatatattttttttaaatggttttttTGTAACATGACGTTTACTTAGAAATGTTATATCAATGCTTATTCTCACATGACATGGTCATTAATCAGAATTGTTTAAAAAAGATTATAcgaataaaaatcaataaaaaaattgaagaattgTGGATAAGGGTGAAAATATGTAAGTTTATTTAATAGGAGTGTATCTAGCCTATATTAGATTCAAGTTAAGAcatgtttttttagaaaataaatcagGTCAAGATTTCTAAAAGAGTACTTACTTAGAAAGATgtgatataaatattaatttttgttagtataattattatatccagtttattataatgttttaaatttatgcaCACACCTTTTTTGATATCAAGCATGATGACTTCATAAAAAGTCAACCTAAATGCTTACCAAAGGATATAtttattctctaaaaaaaatacatttattctGAATGTAGAGATTAAGGCATGTTTAAATGATAACTAGTATGAGTATtagttaaggaaaaaaataagtatttatcttGAGATTATAGGAGAACATAAAAAAGTTATGaatagtataattttatatattttaataaaaatattttaaaaattttttaactaatgttcTAAGAAACTAATTAGtatttatcttaaataaatgggaataaatatcaattttattcCTGAATTTTACACTATAGACAAATTAAGTTTatgtattataaaaatgatgaatttaatctataattatataaatatatcccCAATCTAATATTACGGTTAAGTAATTTCCGTTTCCGTTAactaaagtgatatttttacaGTATAGAAACTAAATTGTTGACAAATATAAAATGTAAGGAGGAAATTTGTCATTTATCCAATAAATTATCATGCAAGTAAGTCATAAACAAGATAGCAGGTTCCACGTGGGCGGTGGCGGTAAAGGATGCAAATATCAAGGGTGAATCCACGTGTATTGTTTTCGAGATACGCATATCTCCCCACCGTCCAATCCTTACTCCCATTTCCACTCACACTTCTTGGCcgtttcttttgtttctcagatCAAATCCTCCCGCTATGGACTGGATCCACTTGTTTATAGGTCAAAAACacctaaatttgatttttagtatcgttgtaataatttttattaataattatttttgtagatATTCATTAAATCTTAAGATTTATCCCGAGTTTTTAATTCAACTtctctcaattttaaaaaatcatcctTTTGCTCTgaagtgtatatatatgtaacGCTGTGTTGTTTGGGCTATGCTATTAACCCATGATGGCCATGGCCATGGCCAAGTCTACACCTTTCGCTTTCACTCCTCTTCATCTCCGTTCTcgattacaacaacaacaacatcatcacaACGCCAATTTCCCACAATTCAAATATCTCGCTCCCTCACCCCACAATCCCTTTTTCCTCCTCAACGTTTCCCCCTCCTCTCAGTTCCGTCCCTTCTTTGCCTTCCCTCGACAACGCCCCAATTTCGCTATAAAAGCTCTCGATTCCGACGCAGCAAATCAGGTACCTCTTCCTCTCCATATTCTTCTATTCATTGcctttttgatttattcattaacTTTGAGCATTGTTTGAAGGAATCAGTTCacgttgggaaaaatgaaagttACCAGCAATGGGATTCGCTTACCGCCAAATTCTCCGCTGCCGCCAATTTTCCCTTTCTGTTACTGCAAATGCCTCAAATCATACTCAATGCTCGAAATCTGTTATCGGGAAATAAACTCGCTCTCTCCGCTGTCCCCTGGCTGGTAGGGTAAACCATTGATTGTTCTGCTCTCAATATTGCATTTACTGTTTCAAAACTGCAATCCGATTTTATTTAACTCAGAATATGTTAGATTCTCCAAAATCACGTTGAAATATCAGCTAACCTGTGCGTTTAAGTGCTTGATTTTACATTTAGAAGAATTTGATTCTGGATCCAgcgttaaataaaaaaatccatacTAAGTTTTACTACTAACctgtttttataataaagaaatCCGAATAGTCATCCAAACACACGCTTAATTAATGAGGTTTtggtatttttcaaaattatgatatgatatgaCCCAAGGAGGGCAATGACTAATGATATGGGTGTCAATGCAGGGAATGCTAACTAGTTTGCTTGGAAACTTGTCTCTGCTTTCATACTTTGCcaagaagagagaaaaggaagCCATGGTAGTGCAGACGTTGGGTGTGGTTTCAACATACGTGGTCCTTGTTCAGCTGGCATTGGCTGAAACCATGCCGTTGCCTTACTTTTTGGCTACTTCAGTTGTTGTCATCTCTGGCCTTGTTCTGAATTTCTTGAATTACTTTGGTATACTGAATGCTGGAATCTGGCGCTTTTGGGAAGATTTCATTACAATTGGGGGTTTATCAGTGCTTCCCCAAGTAATAGTGCTTTCCTTCTCTCACCCTAGGATCAATACATTATCAATTTATAATGGCATAATATCTGTTCACACAGTTGGATACACTATTCTTTTATCACAACTTTTACTACTTATCTCACACTGCCTAATTTACAATCTGGATGCAGATAATGTGGTCTACATTTGTCCCCTATGTACCTAACAGCATCTTACCTGGGGCCACTTCCTTTGTGATAGCTGTCTTGGCCGTTACCTTGGTAATCTTCTTATTTCCTTTGGATTATCTTTGATTATGTCTTAAAGCTAAATCCAGGATGCATTGATATGCCTAAAATGGTCATGTACCCAGTGCATATGGGTATCCTACCCCACTATAACTTGTTAATAGTATTTTGTATCATGTACCCAACAGCATCATGTAGCCATATCATACCaaatatgtttatatttgtGTCATGAGTGACATAATACTTAAGTTAGACTGTATTTAATTTAGATCCCCCCTTCTCCCCAATGTAGAAGTTGCTACATGTCATTAGCCAGCTCTTATCAATGCTGGTGCTCATACCATCATACTCTTATCAGTGCAACACAGAACCCCATATATTTCTTGAAATTTCATATAAGCACTTATTTCACCAATCCATACAAAAGTGGCTGTTAACTGAAACcaggaaatttgaatttgggTGTTTATAGATTGAGACCTATGGAATTGTAAATAGGCTTTCAGTTTCATTGTCATTTTAAACACTTTGCTCTAAGATTTGCAGGCAAGAACCGGAAAACTTTCTGAGAAAGGTGTCAAATTTGTTGGAGGAATATCTGGATGGACAGCTACGTTACTCTTTATGTGGATGCCAGTTTCTCAAATGGTAAACTTTATATATGATAATCTTAATTGCTTTAAGGGTATTGTAATTCAACTTTTATCTcctattcatttttattaaccTTTTCGTTCTGCCATAGTGGACAAATTATCTCAATCCTGAGAACATGAAAGGCTTGTCAGCTTTTTCTATGCTCCTTGCCATGCTTGGAAATGGGCTTATGCTTCCACGTGCTCTCTTGATTCGCGATTTCATGTGgtaattattttcttctattgaCTCTTGTGCTCTACTAATAACAAATTATGGCAACCCCAAATTTGCTTCAAGACATAATATCTGAAAGCAGTATTACAGTCTCGCCCTTCACTCAGCAAATCCATTGCTGTGTTTTATGACCTAGATGAAAATTGCCGAGTAATGTTGTTTGTATACTTCCCCTTACATCTTGAAgcattatcaattttttaaaactgttGTGAATTATTCTGCAAAATAGTTGTCAACAATTTTAACAATGAGATATTATCTTAATACAGTAACAGTACCAATTAACAAAAACTCCTAGTGGTTAAATGATGATTTTTGTAGAATCGttgataacaataaatttagaaaatactGCATTACTCTAATTGCCTTGTTGATACTGATGGGTGGAGAATTGCGATTCAATTTAAATGCTACTTTTATTTGCTTACCTCTACTGATACTCACTTCGGCAGAAATTTATCAATTGCATGTCACTCATACATTCAA harbors:
- the LOC100803466 gene encoding maltose excess protein 1, chloroplastic isoform X1, whose product is MLLTHDGHGHGQVYTFRFHSSSSPFSITTTTTSSQRQFPTIQISRSLTPQSLFPPQRFPLLSVPSLLCLPSTTPQFRYKSSRFRRSKSVHVGKNESYQQWDSLTAKFSAAANFPFLLLQMPQIILNARNLLSGNKLALSAVPWLGMLTSLLGNLSLLSYFAKKREKEAMVVQTLGVVSTYVVLVQLALAETMPLPYFLATSVVVISGLVLNFLNYFGILNAGIWRFWEDFITIGGLSVLPQIMWSTFVPYVPNSILPGATSFVIAVLAVTLARTGKLSEKGVKFVGGISGWTATLLFMWMPVSQMWTNYLNPENMKGLSAFSMLLAMLGNGLMLPRALLIRDFMWFTGSVWATLFYGYGNIACLYYLNIISKEFFLSATVGLISFIGTAFWRDSVVHGYSSPSASLRDLVFGS
- the LOC100803466 gene encoding maltose excess protein 1, chloroplastic isoform X2: MMAMAMAKSTPFAFTPLHLRSRLQQQQHHHNANFPQFKYLAPSPHNPFFLLNVSPSSQFRPFFAFPRQRPNFAIKALDSDAANQESVHVGKNESYQQWDSLTAKFSAAANFPFLLLQMPQIILNARNLLSGNKLALSAVPWLGMLTSLLGNLSLLSYFAKKREKEAMVVQTLGVVSTYVVLVQLALAETMPLPYFLATSVVVISGLVLNFLNYFGILNAGIWRFWEDFITIGGLSVLPQIMWSTFVPYVPNSILPGATSFVIAVLAVTLARTGKLSEKGVKFVGGISGWTATLLFMWMPVSQMWTNYLNPENMKGLSAFSMLLAMLGNGLMLPRALLIRDFMWFTGSVWATLFYGYGNIACLYYLNIISKEFFLSATVGLISFIGTAFWRDSVVHGYSSPSASLRDLVFGS